The DNA sequence TTAATTATTAGTAATTTTTTAGATAATCAGGAAATTGAGTGCGTTGCCTCGGTATTTTCATATAAACATACTCAATATAAAAAAAAATTAAGATACTTTCCAATCTCAAAGATTTTATGGATTGAAAGAGATGATTTCATGGAAATCCCAACTAAAGAATATTTTCGCTTATACCCACCTATCGGAAATAATTCTGGAAATCGTGTGCGACTACGTTATGGTTATGTAATTGAATGTACTGGATTTAAAAAAAATAAAAATAATGAAGTTATAGAAGTATATTGTAAATATTTTCCAGATAGTAAAAGTGGAACTAAATTTTCATCAAATTATAAAGTTAAAGGAAATATTCATTGGATTAGTAAAGATCATGCATTATCTATTGAGGTGCGTTTATATAATAGACTTTTTATAAACCCTTATCCAAATATAGTAAATGATAAAGATTTTAAATTATTAATTAATCCGAATTCAAAAAAAGTAGTTTCTGCTTATTTAGAGCCAAATATAAAATTTATTTTTCCTAAAAATTATGCTCAATTTGAACGTCATGGATATTTTATATTGGATGATATTGATTCAACTGATAATAAATTAATTTTTAATCAATCAGTTTCTTTAAAAAATTATTGGAAAAAATAATGTAGGGTTTTGTAAATTGGTTGCGGGAGTAGGATTTGAACCTACGACCTTCGGGTTATGAGCCCGACGAGCTACCAAACTGCTCCATCCCGCTTAAGTTAGGATTATTTTAACTTATGTATATAAAATATGCAAATTTTATATTTTTAAAAATTTTACAAAATTTTTAATTTTTAAATTTTGTAAAAAATTAAATTACTATGTAATTTAATTTAGAAAATATAATTTAAATATTTTTTTAAATATAATATAATTATATATCGAAAATTATATTATATTACTACGTCTGTAATTATTTTTATAATTATTATTAATTATTTTTGTAATTATTATATTTATTATATTTTAATTGATATTTAAAATAAAAAACCTTAAAATGAAAAATAATTTATTTCTTATAACCTTATAGTTTAAATATTCTTGTGTCATTTTTACATGCTGATAATATAGAAAATTTATTACCCCAAACACAATGCACTAAATGTGGATATCCAGGGTGTAGACAATATGCGGAAGCAATTGCTAATGGAAGCGCAAATTATAATCAATGCCCACCCGGGGGGCGTCAAGGAATTATTAAATTAGCTAAATACTTAAATAAACCAATAATTCCATTGAATCCTATAAATGGAAATGAGAAATCACGCTTCTGTGCTGTTATTCAAGAAAAAAAATGTATTGGATGTACATTATGTATTCAGTCTTGTCCTGTAGACGCCATTATTGGGGCAGCTAAACATATGCATACTATTTTTTCTAAATTATGTACTGGTTGTGATCTTTGTATTAAAAAATGTCCGGTTAATTGTATTTTTATGATTGAAGTTACCCCGGGTCGCACAGGGTGGGATGCTTGGTCTCAAAAACAAGCTGATAATGCGCGTAAAAGATATTATTTTCGTAAAAAGCGTATATTTCGTGAAAAAAAAGAAAATTATGAAAAATTAAAAAAAGTAACTATACAATTTAAAAAAAATAACAGAGAAGATCAAAAATATTTAATTGAAAGTGCTATGAAAAGAATAGAGGCATTAAAAAATAAAAAAAATTAAAAAAATAATTTTGTAATTATGAATCAAAAAAAACGTATCATGATTTTTAATTGATTAAGAGCTAATAATCCAAATCCAATTACAGAACTTAAATATATATTGTACTGAAATATAATAATGAAATACTTTTCACAAAAAAAGAATTAGAATTTTTACCTGGAGTCGGACTTAAAACCGTTAATGTAATTTTAAATATTATATTCAATAAATTAACTATAACGGTTGATATACGCATATTAATTATTTAATACAAGATTTAGTAAGTATAAATTTAAAAATATAAGTGAGTTAAATAAAAAAATTGTACGAATTAAAAATATTTTTTAACTAAGATATAAATGAGTATATTATTTGAATACTATTATAGAAATTCATGCTGAAAATTTACCAATATTTTGTCCACATAAAGATATGATTCTCTGGTCGTCTCATCCTAAAGTATTTCTTTTTATAGATAAAAATGGATATGCGCAATGTCCATATTGTAATACTAAATATAAATTAGATTTTAATAAATATTAAAAGGAATTAATTAATATGGCTGTTCAAAAAAGTAAAAAAACTCCCTCAAAAAGAGGTATGCGTCGTTCTCATAGTTTTTTATTTGAACCTTCTATTTCAATAGATATTACAACTGGTGAAAAACATTTATATCATCATATTAGCCCTAATGGGTTTTATAGGGGAAAAAAAATTTTAAAAAATAAAAACTGTAAATCATGATACTTTTTATATAATGAAATAAAAGTATTTATAAAAAGTACCAAATTAAAATATAAAAAATAATTTTTAAAATAAATTAATTATTTCTGCATGAATGACGATTATAATAACTAAAACTATTTTTTCTAGAGGAAGATATATTTGTTTTTTTATTAAAAATTTGTTTAGAAAATCGTTTAGTAGTATTTCTTTTATTAGTATTATGTGTTTTCAAATTATTATTAAAACGATAACGAGAATAATAAGTTTTAATTGTTTTTTTTGGTTCAAATCCATTAATTATTTCAATTGGAATTTGTTGTTTTGTAAATCGTTCAATTTTTTTAATATTCATACTTTCCGTATGATTTACTAATGATACAGCAAATCCATTACGTCCTGCGCGACCAGTTCGACCAATACGATGAACATAATCTTCTGGAAATTTTGGTAAATCATAATTAAATACATGTGTTATTGCGGGAACGTCAATTCCTCTAGCTGCAACATCAGTGGCAACTAAAATTTTAATTTTTCCTCTGCGAAGGTTTTCTAGGGTACGATTGCGTGCTCCTTGATGTAAATTCCCATGTAATGGCGCAGCTAAAAAGCCAGAAATATTAAGACGATCCGCAATAATATCAGCATCACGTTTAGTAGCAGTAAAAATAACAGCTTGACCAATTTTTTTATCGCGCAATAAATAATCTAGTAAACGATTTTTATGTAAAACATCATCAACAAATAAAATGCTTTGTGTAATGTTTTTTTGTTTTTTTTCAACGCTATTTACTTTTAAAATTAATGGATTTTTAGTAATATTTTTCGCCATATTACCAACAATACCATCAAGTGTAGCTGAAAATAACATAGTTTGTCGTGTTATTGGGGTAGCATCAACAATTTTTTCAATATCATTAATAAATCCCATATCAAGCATACGATCCGCTTCATCTAAAACTAAAATTTGAAGATGAGAAAAATTTATTTTTCCAGAATTCATATGATCTATTAAACGACCGGGTGTTGCTAATAAAATTTCAGGATTTTTAGATAGTAATTGCATTTGTTTCGGGTACGGCATTCCACCTAGAATTGAAATCGCTTTAATTTTTTTCATATATAAACCATATCGTTCAGTAGCTGCAGTTACTTGTAATGCAAGCTCTCGAGTTGGTGTTAATACTAACATCCTTGGTTGAGCGGGTTTAAATCGTAATCGTTTGTTGTGAATATAGGTAATTTTATTATTATTTTGATTTAAATTTCTTTTAATAACAGGAATTTTATTTTTAGAAGATGCAAATTTATGTAATGCCGGCAATATAAATGCTGCAGTTTTTCCGGAACCCGTTTGTGATGACACTATTAAATCTCTACCAGAAATGGCTGCAGGAATTGTTTGTTCTTGTACTCCCGTGGGTTTAGTATAACCAACTTTAATAAGCGCTTTAAGAACTAACTCGTGTAAACCAATGGATTTAAAATTCATATATTTCTTTCTTTTCAAAATCATTATTTCTTTTATTTTATTATATTTATTATTACTTTAAATTATTTTTCATTATATTTTATAAAATATATTTTTGAGTTTTTAGGTATTTTTAAATTATTTGTAATTAAATATAATGAATTATATTTCTATGATAAAATTAATCTGTGTATATATAAATTTTATTAAAGAATATTTTTTGTAATTTTAATATATTATAATTAAATATTATAAGCAAAGGAAGTGATATTTATTTTAATAGGTAGTGTAATTTTTAGCAATATATTAAATATTTAATTAAGGAATTAATTATAAATGAACGAAAATATAAAAAATAATATTTTTATTACTCTTACTGAGGGTGCTATAAAAAAAGTTAGTCAATTGATTAAAAAAAAAGGTAATTTAAATTTAAAGTTACGAGTGTTTATTCAAGGGGGCGGTTGTTCTGGTTTTCAATATGGATTTGTGTTTGATGAATACACAAATAAAGATGATACGATTTTTGAAAAAAATGGAATTCAATTATTAATTGATTCAGTAAGTTATCAATATTTAATAGGATCTGAAATAGATTATAAAGATGATTTAGATGGATCTAAGTTTATAATTAAAAATCCAAATGCAATAACTACCTGTGGTTGTGGATCATCTTTTTCTACGTATAAATAGTAATTAATTTTAGCGAAAAATTAGAAAATATTATTTTTTGTAATCATATTTTAATAAAATGTTTTCTGTAATATTTTAATTCTTCAACTGATTCAATTATATCGGTTAATGCTGTATGAGCTTGTTTTTTTTTAAAACCAGATACTAATTCTGGTTTCCATCTCATGCATAATTCTTTTAATGTGGATATATCTAAATTACGATAATGAAAAAAAGATTCTAATTTTGGCATATTATAAGCCATAAAACGACGATCTTGACAAATAGTGTTTCCTGACATTGGTGATTTACCATATGGTACATATTTTTTAAGAAAATTAATTAATTCAAATTCTGCCTCTGGTTCTGTAATAGTTGATTTTTTTACTCGTTCAATTAATCCAGAACGTTTATGTATACCTTTATTCCAGTTATCCATGTTATTCATAATAGATTCAGATTGATGAATTACATAAACTGGAGCTTGAGCTAATATATTAAGCTGAGAATCAGTTACTAAAACAGCAATTTCTATTATACGATCCTTATTTGGATGTAATCCAGTCATTTCCATATCAACCCATATTAAATTAAGCGAATTATATTGAAAATTGTTCATTATTGTAAATACTAATTAATTATAAATAATTAATTAGTTCCTCCTACGGTCATAGAATCAATTTTTAAAGTAGGTTGACCAACTCCAACTGGAACTATTTGCCCATATTTTCCGCATACACCAATTCCAGGATCTAATTTCATATCATTACCAATCATCGAAACTTTTTTTAAAATATTTGGTCCATTACCAATTAATGTTGCCCCTTTAATTGGATAAGTTATCTTACCATTTTTAATTATATAAGCTTCACTAGCAGAAAATACAAATTTTCCATTTGTAATATCTACTTGTCCTCCACTAAAATTAGTGGCATATAAACCATTTTCAACAGATGTAATAATTTCTTCTGGATGAAATTTTCCATTTAACATGTATGTATTAGTCATTCTTGGTATTGGCATGTGAGCAAAAGATTCTCTTCTTGCGTTACCAGTAATAGACATATTCATAAGACGTGCATTCATAATATCTTGCATATATCCTTTTAAGATACCGTTTTCAATAAGAGTAGTACATTGAGTGGGAGTTCCTTCATCATCTATATTAATAGAGCCGCGTCTATTTGCTATAGTACCATCATCAACTACAGTAATTTCTTTAGATGCTATACACTTACCAATACAATTAGAAAAAGTACTAGATCCCTTTCTATTAAAATCTCCTTCTAACCCATGTCCAATGGCTTCATGTAATAAAATTCCGGGCCACCCGGGACCTAATACTACTTTCATTATACCAGCTGGAGCTGGTTTAGCCTCTAAATTAATTAAAGCTGAATTCACTGAATTAGATACGCATTTTTCCAAAATTATATCAGTAAAATAATTATAATTATAGCGCCCTCCGCAACCACTATTACCTATTTCTTTTCTACCATTTTGCTCTACAATAATTGTAACGAATAATTGTACTAAAGGACGTATATCAGCTACAATCAAACCATCATTTCGTGTTATTAATATAACATCATATTCTCCGGATAAATTAGCTATTACTTTTATTACACGAGGATCTTTTAAGCGCGCTATTCTTTCAACATCTTCTAATAATTTAATTTTTTCTCGTATATTTATTGATGATATTGGATTAATAGATTCATATAAGGAATGAGTTTTTATTTTTTTAATATTATTAATAATTTTTATTTTTCCATTACCTTGATTTGCAATAGCTCTAGTTGATTTAACGGCATTAATTAATGTATTTTTAGAAATTTCATCAGAATAAGAAAAAGCAATTTTATCACCAGAAACAGCGCGTATACCAACTCCTTGATTAATGGAAAAATTTCCGGTTTTAACAATTCCTTCTTCTAAAATCCAGTTTTCATTTTTTGTGAATTGAAAATAAAAATCAGCATAATCAACTTTATTTTTAAACATATTTCCTAACATTTTTAGTAATATTTTTTCATCTAAATCAAATGGTTCTAATAAAATATTACGAGCAATATGAAGAGGATTTATATTTTTTTCTATTATATTAATCATAATTATTAAATTTTCCTGTATTAAAAATAATATTATATTAACTTAAAATATATATTTTATATTCATTTTTTTAAATTTTAATTTTAACATTAATTATATTATAGTATTCCTATATTATGAATTTAGTGTATGGAAAATTAAAATACAATTTTTAACTCGATTAATTATCATAGAAGGAATAGGATGCTTATTATATAGAAGGAATAGGATGCTTATTATCTAATCTATGCGGACTAAGATATAGTATTTAAGATATAGTATTATTAATATTATTATTTTTTGGGAAAGTATAGATATTTCTTGATTTTTTTTTGCGAGTTGAATATATTTATTATCATGAAACCAATGTATTATTTTTTAAGAATTATACGTATTTTGTTAACTTTTTCTTTTTTCCTCTGTTCTTTGTATTAAAAATGTATCTTAACGGGTATTAATAATCTTAATTAATAAATAAGATGAATTAGAATACTAGACGTATAATTTAAAATACTAATATCTATAAAAACTAAGCGTTTTAATTTTAAATATTTATTGCTTTTTCTTTAAAGGAAACATAAAAAACATCCTAGTTTTTTTTAGAATTTCATAAGTAGTTATTTGTTCAAAGTTTTTTTATTCCATGAATAAAAATTGGTATTTTTTCTCTATTTAATAATAAAGATAATAGTGATATTATATTAATAAAATGTCATAAGTTATTATAATTAGAAATAATAATTGGGCATATTTATAAAAGGAATTTCTAAAGGAATAAATAAAGATTTAATTATCTTGAAAAAAACCACCAATTTCCTTAATTGATTCTCCTTTAATTTTCATTTTTAATAAAAGGCAGCTAGTTCTATATCAGATAATTAACCTTTTAAAACAATACTATATAACAATTCAAAATTTTTAAATGATAAATATAAGAATTTTTTTAATAAAATTAGTTAATAATATAGATTTATTTTGAGTATTATAAATAATTTTTTATCCTTTTAAATGATTGGATTAAAATAGTAAAAATATTAATTATTATTGTAATTAAAACATTATTATTGTAATTAAAAATATTCAACTGTTGCGTTATATAATCCTATATTAATAAGATCTAATTTTAAATCATCAACTGGTTGTACCTTCCAATTTAATGGCCATTTTATTTCATATTTTATACTTTTATTTACACAATAATATAACACAAAAGGTAAACCATTTTTACATTTAAAGTTTAATAAAATTTTTTTTAAAATGACGATATCAAATGTTTTTTTAAACATAACAGAAAATTGTTTTCCATATATAATTCGCGCCAAATTAATATCAAAAATTTTTTCAGCATTAATTCGTATATTTTTTGAAAAATGATCCTTTAATACTTTACCCGATATTATTAATAATTCATTCTCCTTTAGAATAATTTTATTTTTTTCATATAATTGATTATTAATTATTGCTTCAACAGAATTACTATTATCATCTATAGTAATAATTAATATTTTTCCCCGATAAGTATTTTTTAATTTAAGTTCAGTAATAATACCTGATACCGTAATACATGAATATGTAGGCTTTAATTCTGATAAATAAATAGGTATAAATTGGCGAATTTCAGTTTCATAAATACAAAACATATGCTCAGATAAACAAAAACCTAAAACTTTTTTTTCTTCTATAAGTTCTTGTTTTCTACTCCAAGAAGGTATTTTTATATAATTTAAATACTCTTTTAGATTATGATTGTCATCATTATTAAATAAACTTAATTGATTTATAAATTTTTTAGTTTTTTCAGCATTTTTTAATGCTACATTAATGGATGCTACAAGTATATATCGTTTTTCATTAAAGCAATCAAATGCACCTGAATGTATAAGGGAATTAATAATACGACGATTTATATAGCGTTTATCAATTCTTTTAGTAAAATCAAATAAATTAGTAAATAAGCCAAATTTTCTTTCAGCAACAATGGCTTCAATTGTGCTTTTTCCGGTTCCTTTAATTGCGCCTAAACCATAACGTATATTTTTATTTTTTCCATTTGATTCAATTATTGGAAAAAAATAATATTTTGATAAATTAATATTAGGAGGCAAAATATTTAAACCGCAAATTTTAATTGCATCTTTTACAAGAATTTTAATTTTATTTGTATCATCCATTGAAAGAGATAAATTTGCAGCCATAAAATAAGAAGAATAATGTGTTTTTAGATATGCCGTATAATATGATAATAAAGCATAAGCAGTAGCATGAGATTTATTAAAACCATATCCAGCAAATTTTTCTATTTCATTAAAAATTTCATTAGCTTTATATTCACTTAATCCATGTTTTATAGCGCCATTTTTAAAAAATTTACGATGTTCTATCATTTCTAATGTTTTCTTTTTTCCTATTGCTCTTCTTAATAAATCCGCCTGCCCTAATGAATAACCTCCAAGTATTTGAGCAATTTGCATTACTTGTTCTTGATATACCATTATACCATAAGTTTCAGATAAAACATGTTTAGTACGAGGATCTGGGTAGTTAAAATATTCACCATGTTTTCTTTTACAAAAATCTTTTATTAAATCCATTGGACCTGGTCTATATAAAGAAATTAAAGCAATAATTTCTTCAAAATGATCTGGTTTCGCTTCTTTTAACATATTTTTCATACCCTGACTTTCAAGTTGAAAAACAGCAACAGTATTTGCTTTTTTTAAAAGATTATATGTATTTTTATCATTTAATGGTAATTTATTTAAACTAAAATCAGTCATTTTTGGATTTATTTTTTTTATAAAATAAATAGTTTTATCAAGAATAGATAAAGTAGTTAAACCTAAAAAATCAAATTTAATAAGCCCTATTTCTTCAATATCATCTTTATCATATTGAGAAATTATCCCAGTCATTCCTTCTTGTTTATATAAAGGACAAAAATTAATTAATTTACTTGGCGCAATTAAAACTCCTCCTGCATGCATGCCTACATTTCTAATAATACCTTCTACTTGTTGTGCTAATTCAATTAATTGTTTAACTTCTTCTTCATTTTTGATTCGTTCTGCTAGCTGGGGTTCTTCTTTTATAGCATTAGATAAAGTCATTAATTTTCCTGGTTTAAATGGAATTAATTTTGAAATACTATCGCAAAAACTATATCTAAAATCAAGAACACGACCAACATCACGTATCGCTCCTTTTGCGGCCATTGTACCAAAAGTTACAATTTGAGAAACTGAATCTTTACCGTATCGGTTTTTAACATATTGTATTACACGATCACGGCCTTCTTGACAAAAATCAATATCAAAATCTGGCATAGATATTCGATCTGGGTTTAAAAATCGCTCAAAGAGTAAATTATAAGAAAGTGGATCTATATCAGTAATTGATAAAGAATAAGCAACTAAAGAACTAGCGCCTGATCCCCGACCCGGTCCAACTGGAATAAAATTATTTTTTGCCCATTCAATAAAATCCGAAACAATTAAAAAATATCCAGAAAAACCCATTTTAATAATAGTTTTAATTTCAAATTGAAGACGCTTGTTGTAACGTAATTTTTCACGTTCATATATTTCAGGATTTTTATATAAATTTAATAAACGTTTTTTTAAACCATGTTTAGATTTGGAAATTAAAAAATCATTAATATTTATATTTTTTGGTGTTGGAAATTTAGGTAATTTTAGTTTACCAAATTGTAGTTTTAAATTACAACGTTTAGCAATTTCTATAGTATTTTGTATTGCATTAGGAATATCAGAAAATAACTTAATCATTTCAGATTGAGTTTTAAAGTTTTGTTCTTTAGTAAATTTTTTTATACGTTTAGTATTGGATAAAATTTCTCCTTCTGCGATACATGTACGAATTTCATGAGCTAAAAATTCTTTTTTTTTTAAAAATTGAATTGGATGTGTAGCAACTATAGGTAAATTAATTATAGATGCAATATTAATTAATTGTTGAATTTGAAAATTCATATTAGGTTGTTTAATTCTTTGAATTTCAATATAAAAATTATCTGGAAAAATTTTAGACCAACGACGTGCAAAATTTTCTGCAATATCATTTCTACCATTTTGAATAGCAATTCCAATATCTCCAAAATGAGCCCCAGATAAAGCTATTAAGCCGTTTTTATATTTATTTTTTTCTAACCATTCTATACGAATTTCAGCGCGACCATAATTTATATTTTCTATATATGCTTTTGATAATAATTCACATAATTGTAAATAACCATTATTATTTTTAACAAGTAATAATAAACGACTAGGTTTTTTATTTTCAATTTCGTTAGTAATCCAAACATCACAACCAATTATTGGCTTAATACCCTTATTATAAGCTGCTTTATAAAATTTTATCACACCGAATAAATTAGATAAATCAGTAATTGCTAAAGCTGGTTGATAATCATTTGCGGCGGCTTCTATTGCATCATTAATTCTTACTAATCCATCAATAATTGAGTATTCAGAATGAAGACGAAGATGAATAAATTGAGGAATCATTTTATATTTTATATTAAATTTGTAAGTTATTTTATGTATAATTTAAATTAAGAATTTATTAACTATAATAGTTATTAAATTAATTTAATTTTAAAAAAATATTTTTTTTCTTATATAGTTAAAATAATAATAAATTTTATTTATTAATTAATTGTAATATTTTTTAAAAAATGTAATTATAATTAAATTTTTTTAATTAACAATATTATTAAGCAATTTAGTATAAATTATTAATTTGATGATAGTTTATTTTTAAAAATTATAGCCTTAAATAAATTATTATTATTTAAACAAATTATTACTAAATAGATAATTTTATATTTATAATTAGATTTATAAATAGATATAATTAAAATTAAAAGTGAAATTATATAAAACTTAATCTAAAATATTTTATTTCTTTAGTTTAATAATTTAAATATTTTTAAAAAATTTTAACGAAATTATTTTAACATAAATTTTAAAATATAATAAAATATTGTCTTAATAGAAATTAAAAATAATACCAAAATAAAAATACTAAAAAATTTATTTTTAAAAAATTATTATAAATAGAAATAAATTTTGTATATAAAATGGATTTTATAAGATTATAATGGAGTTTATAAAATGTATCGAATATTCGAAAAAATATTATATCCCTTTCCAAATACATTAATGAAGTCTTTACCATATAAATTAATATCATTTATTTTTAAATGTATATATGGTGTACGTAAATATATTTTATTAGTAATTTTTTTTACTACTTTAACTGGTGCATTTGAAGCATTATTATTTGCTGCCATGGGAAGAATTATAGATTTATTAAGTAATATAGAATCATCACTTCTTTGGAAAAATTATAGTAGTTATATATTATTATTAGGATTTATACTACTTAGTAGTACGGTTTTTGTTGGTTTACAGACATTATTTAAGCGCCAAGTATTATCTGGAAATCTTCCAATGTTATTGAGATGGAATTTTCATAGACTTATATTAAATCAAAGTATAAATTTTTTTCAAGAAGAATTTGCTGGAAGAATTGCAACAAAAGTAATGCAAACTTCTATAGCTATAAGAGATATATTTGTTATTATAGGTGATATTTTAGTTTTTATAACGATATATATTGTTACTATAATAACAGTAATAGGAACATTTAATATTTGTATGTTATTTCCATTTTTTATATGGATTGGTGCTTATATTTGTATATTAATATATTTTATACCCCGTTTAAATAAAACAGCAGAATCACAAGCTACCGCACGTTCTTTAATGACAGGTCGCATTACTGATGCTTATGCTAATATAATGACCGTGAAATTATTTTCTCACGCTGGGCGCGAGGCTAATTATGCGCGATTTGCCATGATTGATTTTTTAAAAAAAATATACCAACAAATGCGTTTAATTAGTAGTTTTGAAATTATAAACCATTTATTAGCGATGTTATTAATTATTAGTACAGCAGGATGCGCGTTATTTTTATGGACAAAAGGTACTTTAGGTATTGGTGCAGTTGCCGCAGCAACCGCAATGTCACTTCGTTTAAATAGTATATCACATTGGGTTATGTGGGAAATAGCAGCTCTTTTTGAAAACATTGGAACAATACAAGACGGAATGAATATGCTCTCAAAAAGATATAGAATAATAGATCATTATAATGCAAAACGATTGGTAGTCACTAGTGGAAATATTTTATTTAAAAATGTAAGCTTTTCTTATGATAAAAAGCATTTAATAATAAATAATTTATCTTTAAATATTCGGCCTGGAGAAAAAATTGGATTAGTAGGTCGATCTGGAGCTGGAAAATCAACTATTAATAATCTTTTATTGCGCTTTTATGATCTGACACATGGAAAAATTTTAATTGATGGGCAAAATATTGCATATGTATCACAAGAAAGTTTACGAGAACAAATAGGAGTGGTAACACAAGATACTTCATTATTGCATCGCTCTATACGGGATAATATTTTATATGGTCGTCCAGATGCTAGTGAGTGTGAACTATTTGATGCAGCAGCATGCGCGGAAGCTGATATTTTTATTAAATCTTTAACTGATTCACATGGACGAAAAGGTTATGATGCTCATGTAGGGGAGCATGGTATTAAATTATCTGGAGGACAACGTCAAAGAATTTCAATTGCTCGCGTGATATTAAAAAATGCACCAATTTTATTACTAGATGAGGCTACTAGCGCCCTTGATTCAGAGGTAGAAATTGCTATTCAAAAAAGTTTATATAATTTAATGAAAGGAAAAACAGTAATCGCTATAGCTCATAGATTATCCACTATTTCTGCAATGGATAGATTAATAGTATTAGATAATGGGCGCGTGGTAGAAGAAGGGTCGCATTTAGATTTATTAAAAAATAATGGTTTATATGCTCGTTTATGGGAGCATCAAAATAAAAATTTTATAAAAAAAAATAAAAAATTTTAAAATTTAATATAAAATTTTTGATATGAAATAAAGATGCTTTTTATAAAAATAACATATTTTTATTTTTAATTATTTCAGTAAAATAAATTACATTTTTATTTTTTTATAAAATTTTTTAAAAAACCACTTTTTAAATAAATTAATAATAATGTTAATGCGGCCGGTGTTATTCCAGAGATTCTCGATGCCTGTCCAATAGTCTCTGGTTTATATTTATTTAATTTTTGACGAACCTCCATTGATAAAGATTGTATTTGCATAT is a window from the Candidatus Profftella armatura (Diaphorina cf. continua) genome containing:
- the dnaE gene encoding DNA polymerase III subunit alpha, which translates into the protein MIPQFIHLRLHSEYSIIDGLVRINDAIEAAANDYQPALAITDLSNLFGVIKFYKAAYNKGIKPIIGCDVWITNEIENKKPSRLLLLVKNNNGYLQLCELLSKAYIENINYGRAEIRIEWLEKNKYKNGLIALSGAHFGDIGIAIQNGRNDIAENFARRWSKIFPDNFYIEIQRIKQPNMNFQIQQLINIASIINLPIVATHPIQFLKKKEFLAHEIRTCIAEGEILSNTKRIKKFTKEQNFKTQSEMIKLFSDIPNAIQNTIEIAKRCNLKLQFGKLKLPKFPTPKNININDFLISKSKHGLKKRLLNLYKNPEIYEREKLRYNKRLQFEIKTIIKMGFSGYFLIVSDFIEWAKNNFIPVGPGRGSGASSLVAYSLSITDIDPLSYNLLFERFLNPDRISMPDFDIDFCQEGRDRVIQYVKNRYGKDSVSQIVTFGTMAAKGAIRDVGRVLDFRYSFCDSISKLIPFKPGKLMTLSNAIKEEPQLAERIKNEEEVKQLIELAQQVEGIIRNVGMHAGGVLIAPSKLINFCPLYKQEGMTGIISQYDKDDIEEIGLIKFDFLGLTTLSILDKTIYFIKKINPKMTDFSLNKLPLNDKNTYNLLKKANTVAVFQLESQGMKNMLKEAKPDHFEEIIALISLYRPGPMDLIKDFCKRKHGEYFNYPDPRTKHVLSETYGIMVYQEQVMQIAQILGGYSLGQADLLRRAIGKKKTLEMIEHRKFFKNGAIKHGLSEYKANEIFNEIEKFAGYGFNKSHATAYALLSYYTAYLKTHYSSYFMAANLSLSMDDTNKIKILVKDAIKICGLNILPPNINLSKYYFFPIIESNGKNKNIRYGLGAIKGTGKSTIEAIVAERKFGLFTNLFDFTKRIDKRYINRRIINSLIHSGAFDCFNEKRYILVASINVALKNAEKTKKFINQLSLFNNDDNHNLKEYLNYIKIPSWSRKQELIEEKKVLGFCLSEHMFCIYETEIRQFIPIYLSELKPTYSCITVSGIITELKLKNTYRGKILIITIDDNSNSVEAIINNQLYEKNKIILKENELLIISGKVLKDHFSKNIRINAEKIFDINLARIIYGKQFSVMFKKTFDIVILKKILLNFKCKNGLPFVLYYCVNKSIKYEIKWPLNWKVQPVDDLKLDLINIGLYNATVEYF
- a CDS encoding ABC transporter ATP-binding protein, encoding MYRIFEKILYPFPNTLMKSLPYKLISFIFKCIYGVRKYILLVIFFTTLTGAFEALLFAAMGRIIDLLSNIESSLLWKNYSSYILLLGFILLSSTVFVGLQTLFKRQVLSGNLPMLLRWNFHRLILNQSINFFQEEFAGRIATKVMQTSIAIRDIFVIIGDILVFITIYIVTIITVIGTFNICMLFPFFIWIGAYICILIYFIPRLNKTAESQATARSLMTGRITDAYANIMTVKLFSHAGREANYARFAMIDFLKKIYQQMRLISSFEIINHLLAMLLIISTAGCALFLWTKGTLGIGAVAAATAMSLRLNSISHWVMWEIAALFENIGTIQDGMNMLSKRYRIIDHYNAKRLVVTSGNILFKNVSFSYDKKHLIINNLSLNIRPGEKIGLVGRSGAGKSTINNLLLRFYDLTHGKILIDGQNIAYVSQESLREQIGVVTQDTSLLHRSIRDNILYGRPDASECELFDAAACAEADIFIKSLTDSHGRKGYDAHVGEHGIKLSGGQRQRISIARVILKNAPILLLDEATSALDSEVEIAIQKSLYNLMKGKTVIAIAHRLSTISAMDRLIVLDNGRVVEEGSHLDLLKNNGLYARLWEHQNKNFIKKNKKF